Proteins encoded within one genomic window of Plasmodium cynomolgi strain B DNA, chromosome 11, whole genome shotgun sequence:
- a CDS encoding hypothetical protein (putative), whose amino-acid sequence MAYVNLLVYLIMCPFNVRHMLDAPSFPFRLGSKATKGETFTYGAIGRENLGRSSSPRHDELYMLELAKIYYQIVLKYKMDIRQGQEENYDLVVSSFGKEANKGISLQTVHVTNDAIYLLYQNVQNEREIQVKIKRGEISTYFDLLKLNSCLYKLNSDDYNLMKRASDHSKPIMISTYHIYILLTVFSLCTYVEKSLLLEFPALKKCQVFLTLCLIFFPIISYLFFFYIYVSIFGVLLTYVFFYALFWTLSCRRRREQLSQHTGDWTTSCDNSQGELDTQEERRKKCLVHMRLANLCITYICIFAVDFYFFPKQFSKSFFFGNTLMDLGVGGCITSSAYSLNSNKLLHSANRRGRIIDWKHFFLFFLGIARYIAVKLFNYNYSLTEYGMHWNFFLTLFFTLLICNALLNLIKGVRHVFLLSCFFICVYEFFIWRLDIPSYLLADDTERTNFFSLNREGLMNVIGSVNLYLFSFSLWNGYVLQDEVQRGKREQRGNTEQWEGGYGQRSPACLTLKLLALSLLFYLLHLLLNYYGNYSVRILCNANYICVISSVSLFAAALSYL is encoded by the coding sequence ATGGCATACGTCAACCTCCTCGTCTATCTCATTATGTGTCCCTTCAATGTAAGGCACATGTTGGATGCCCCCAGCTTCCCATTCCGGTTAGGAAGCAAAGCAACAAAGGGTGAAACATTTACGTATGGAGCGATTGGAAGGGAGAATCTGGGGAGGAGTTCCTCTCCCCGACATGATGAACTGTACATGTtggagctagccaaaatatACTATCAAATtgtgttaaaatataagaTGGATATTAGACAAGGACAGGAAGAGAATTACGATTTGGTGGTAAGCTCCTTTGGGAAGGAAGCCAACAAGGGGATCTCCCTCCAAACAGTCCACGTCACAAATGATGCCATCTACCTGTTATACCAGAATGTGCAAAACGAACGTGAGATCCAAGTTAAGataaaaaggggtgaaatATCTACCTATTTCGACCTCCTAAAGTTGAACTCTTGTTTGTACAAGCTCAACTCAGACGATtacaatttaatgaaaagaGCATCCGATCATAGTAAGCCAATAATGATCAGCACATACCACATATACATACTTCTGACAGTGTTTTCTCTTTGCACATACGTAGAGAAGAGTCTACTGCTTGAATTCCCAGCGTTGAAAAAGTGTCAAGTATTTCTAACCCTATGtttgatatttttcccaataattagttaccttttttttttttatatttatgtgagCATATTTGGAGTATTACTCAcctatgtgtttttttacGCTCTCTTTTGGACCCTCTCTTGTAGAAGGAGAAGGGAACAGTTGAGTCAGCATACGGGTGATTGGACAACCAGTTGTGATAACTCACAAGGAGAACTCGACACGCAAGAAGAAAGACGTAAGAAGTGTTTAGTCCATATGAGACTAGCTAATCTATGCATTAcctacatatgcatattcgCTGtggatttttattttttcccaaaacaATTTTCcaagtcttttttttttggtaacaCTTTGATGGATTTAGGGGTCGGGGGGTGCATCACGTCAAGCGCGTATTCTCTGAACAGCAATAAACTCCTTCACTCTGCCAATCGCAGGGGACGTATAATCGATTGGAAGcacttctttttgtttttcttggGAATAGCTAGATACATTGCagtgaaattatttaattataattacagCTTAACTGAGTATGGGATGcattggaatttttttctcactctCTTTTTTACACTCCTAATTTGTAACGCCCTACTTAACTTGATAAAAGGGGTTAGGCATGTCTTTCTCCTtagctgtttttttatctgtgtgtatgaattttttatttggcgTCTAGACATTCCAAGTTACTTACTGGCAGATGATACAGAACGGacgaactttttttccttgaaCAGAGAGGGCCTTATGAACGTGATTGGGTCCGTCAATCTGTACCTCTTTTCGTTTTCGCTATGGAATGGGTATGTGCTGCAGGATGAGGTGCAGCGGGGGAAGAGAGAGCAGCGGGGGAACACAGAACAGTGGGAGGGGGGATATGGCCAGCGCTCCCCAGCTTGCCTCACCCTAAAATTGCTTGCCCTGTCCCTCCTGTTCTACCTGCTGCACCTCCTTTTGAATTACTACGGAAACTACAGTGTGCGCATTTTGTGCAACGCGAACTATATATGCGTTATCTCCTCCGTGAGTCTGTTCGCGGCTGCCCTGAGCTACCTC
- a CDS encoding hypothetical protein (putative) — translation MSTANHFQKYVKHAHREDATGESIPTVGINASPIPVHGMKVDSQFKTLIEHLYSLKFKLEKEKKIHNRKKKGLPKEEGVHQEDKTNAKDAPNRIQIEGENVQKREEPTNRALMRRDDDLGADDPEGESSCPIPQLIETIEIYKHRNAEEQREKVHLIEKYERFLRKIRKRHIHQIGQIKNNVLLDVDFLIQKYRNVSLELLQIGRKKEKEKKEENRKMTEMCIAACRRFEADVKERAKTAMQEHQTEVAKIIGDAKKENAALKKKMYPFKRSGAYP, via the exons ATGTCAACTGCTAACCACTTCCAGAAATACGTAAAGCATGCTCATCGGGAGGATGCCACTGGGGAAAGCATCCCCACCGTGGGGATTAATGCCAGCCCAATTCCTGTGCATGGCATGAAAGTAGACTCTCAG TTTAAAACACTGATTGAGCACCTGTACAGCCTCAAGTTCAAGctggaaaaggagaaaaaaatacacaataggaaaaagaaaggtcTACCAAAGGAGGAAGGGGTACACCAGGAAGATAAAACAAACGCGAAAGACGCACCAAACAGGATCCAAATCGAAGGTGAAAATGTACAGAAGAGGGAGGAACCAACCAATAGGGCATTAATGAGGAG GGACGACGACCTTGGCGCAGATGACCCAGAAGGGGAAAGTTCGTGCCCTATTCCGCAG CTAATCGAGACCATCGAAATTTACAAACACAGAAATGCAGAAGAGCAACGCGAAAAAGTCCACCTGATTGAGAAATACGAACGTTTCCTGAGGAAAATCAGAAAAAGGCACATCCACCAAATtggacaaattaaaaataacgtCCTCCTCGatgttgattttttaattca AAAGTACAGAAATGTGTCTCTTGAACTACTGCAAATTGGtcggaagaaggagaaggagaaaaaggaggagaacaGGAAAATGACCGAAATGTGCATAGCCGCTTGCAGGAGGTTTGAAGCGGATGTGAAGGAGAGAGCGAAG ACAGCCATGCAGGAGCACCAGACCGAAGTGGCCAAAATCATCGGTGATGCTAAGAAGGAGAACGCAgcattgaagaaaaaaatgtacccCTTTAAGCGCAGTGGAGCATACCCATGA
- a CDS encoding enoyl-acyl carrier protein reductase (putative), translated as MLRNDAKGRAQPKWAIERRGNCSREMQFMASKVIKGVTHNRKISQHLSHSEHMVSEQNGKAEETNRKGEPLGDICFIAGVGDTNGYGWGIAKELSKKNVKIILGVWPPVYTIFMKNLQNGKFDNDMVIGEGRKMDLLDILPFDAAFDSFNDIDEETRKNKRYANLENYSIEEVANLVHKKYGKINMLVHSLANGREVERSLLDTSRDGYLDALSKSSYSLIALCKHFCPIMHPESSVISLTYYASQKVVPGYGGGMSSAKAALESDTRTLAYHLGRKHKIRVNTISAGPLKSRAATAIKKAHPQSGANETEKKNLAFIDYAIEYSEKYAPLQQKLYSTDVGAVAAFLLSKESRAVTGQTIYVDNGLNIMFGPDDLFQGEGA; from the coding sequence ATGCTGAGGAATGACGCGAAGGGGCGCGCACAACCCAAGTGGGCAATCGAAAGGAGAGGGAACTGCTCCAGGGAAATGCAGTTCATGGCGAGCAAAGTAATAAAGGGGGTAACTCATAACAGGAAAATCTCGCAACACTTATCGCATTCAGAACACATGGTGAgtgagcaaaatgggaaagcagAAGAGACaaacagaaaaggggaaccCCTTGGAGATATCTGCTTCATCGCAGGAGTAGGTGACACTAATGGATACGGATGGGGAATAGCAAAAGAactgagcaaaaaaaacgtaaaaataattttaggTGTATGGCCCCCAGTGTATACCATTTTCATGAAGAACCTGCAGAATGGAAAATTCGATAACGACATGGTGATTGGAGAAGGTAGAAAAATGGACCTTCTCGACATCCTCCCCTTCGACGCCGCATTTGATTCCTTTAACGATATAGACGAGGaaacgagaaaaaacaaaaggtaTGCCAACTTAGAAAATTATTCCATCGAAGAGGTTGCCAACCTGGTCCATAAAAAGTATGGGAAGATAAATATGTTAGTTCATTCATTGGCTAATGGGCGAGAAGTGGAGAGGAGCCTACTTGATACAAGTCGAGATGGTTATTTGGATGCATTGAGCAAAAGCTCCTATTCTCTCATAGCTTTATGCAAACATTTCTGCCCAATCATGCATCCCGAATCGAGTGTAATTTCCTTGACATACTATGCGAGTCAGAAGGTGGTGCCTGGGTATGGGGGAGGCATGTCAAGTGCTAAGGCAGCATTGGAATCGGACACGAGAACTTTAGCTTACCACCTGGGCAGAAAGCACAAAATTAGGGTTAATACCATCAGTGCGGGGCCTCTTAAATCAAGGGCCGCTACTGCCATCAAGAAGGCCCATCCCCAATCGGGAGCaaacgaaacggaaaaaaaaaacttggcaTTCATAGATTACGCCATTGAGTACTCAGAAAAGTATGCACCTCTTCAGCAGAAATTGTATTCCACGGACGTCGGGGCCGTGGCAGCCTTTTTGCTATCCAAGGAGAGTAGAGCAGTCACTGGCCAGACCATCTACGTGGACAACGGGCTCAACATCATGTTCGGCCCCGATGATTTGTTTCAGGGAGAGGGGGCC
- a CDS encoding hypothetical protein (putative), whose amino-acid sequence MSGMEKKKKNKNNINKREETTATIFKVPRYIPQDDADGGEFYAKGKDDILTKKDGLVRGDQTGIPRVGDHAQGGEEESSHHVEVSVDSDVDLHPDLDLEATEKVWFTNLLRKKGEEHTGAGHKQDRSAPYSEVKPESEEEEEEDRTEDDEEEEIVINADAIFKNIYPFFKTEEDPNYMKYKKQLQKIVKNKS is encoded by the coding sequence atgaGCGGcatggagaaaaagaagaagaacaagaacaACATCAACAAGCGCGAGGAAACCACCGCGACCATTTTTAAAGTCCCCCGTTACATCCCCCAGGACGATGCAGATGGAGGCGAATTCTACGCCAAGGGGAAAGATGATATActgacaaaaaaggatggCCTGGTCAGAGGTGACCAAACAGGGATCCCACGTGTTGGTGACCATGcccaggggggagaagaagaatccAGTCACCACGTGGAAGTGAGCGTCGACTCGGACGTTGACCTCCACCCCGACCTCGACTTAGAAGCAACTGAGAAGGTATGGTTCACCAATTTATTgcggaaaaagggggaagaacacACCGGAGCGGGACACAAACAGGACAGATCTGCGCCATACTCCGAAGTAAAACCTGAGtcggaggaagaagaagaagaagaccgCACGGAGGAtgacgaggaagaagaaattgtCATAAATGCGGatgctatttttaaaaatatttaccccttttttaaaacggaGGAGGACCCCAATTATATGAAGTACAAAAAGCagctgcaaaaaattgtaaaaaataagtcTTGA
- a CDS encoding hypothetical protein (putative) has protein sequence MNKGNLFKDETEKAIVHFIVYLIGILLVLCVYYNYIILKYYFYSLFWAFIVSIPLHHVKVKLSELLRKRFLQEGTGRKDATWSHPEKCDKAKRRSDFITQGSTSTKYKKKLHRFVKNVKKELHIYLYMFLLLIKPIYKRGEKGEKKENVTNHLENYEQRNASEIYFLVLHRLILFYILREIFFKYKEQYMNDLLTVLIIIFAIIIFSAISILFIVNIYGESLYIINSINGYLSANFRNTAIFKNFRKFYRKTGKGDIEDLYELVNLNKVPFLSNKTLASISGHLKRAFDIYQHVYAHIFLKNGTRHISACCLPVLLGRLALLVAGPNLASIKRHTLHLLAQKKDKKFYLPKSGEECSVEACLNEVDDSRGSFSFKRLLRSLSQYIFLFSSRTRDRTDEEGSTSVYYAGDGRRYDTARHVVFKTIFGISPGGSSEAHQRCSAQWGEYCRGGKTEGGDPKAGGWGRPGGEQNVVQSDGWGSPGGEQNVAQSDGWSNPGGEQNVAQSDGWNPHQVQRATHLYDDPQKEKNFKFKEFIGYLNSLFSSIKKIEDVGKLTKHLIFNNSYGLIKIIKSALSYVNDILLVVDPSSIFFYNITMNLKAIITCTLKRVYFYTLYIWLVFSFFEFPIIYVPTLGCIILSLIPIISPEIVILVIVVHLWIIQKRKVVSSMLFAINFFVYLYFTTSIYTEIPHTHAWLVSLSLVLSISTFGSKGLILGPLIGSIPLILHQIAINKNRSAQGKKRKRRGRAEKSATCTRGERKSSNSQYAHGEMHTPGGEISTPTVSQKYIPRMECRHVKKNNIVEESTGATKVPPHKIGKEVPQNGIAQTERKKTFLWKNKLNNLYKIIEINKSYIDSYERHVRTNSCSQCMQNYMQNGSLNEEQHGSYLDLLHTEENKLALYIYKRDRGSKWERKNNHNHFSKMESKGRFKHHVACKRFRRLGSLCDNIQSNLSSLFKYITSDS, from the exons ATGAATAAGGGGAATTTGTTCAAGGACGAGACGGAGAAAGCCATCGTCCACTTCATCGTGTACCTCATAG GCATTCTGCTGGTACTGTGCGTGTACTACAACTACATAATACTCaagtattatttttactcccTGTTTTGGGCTTTTATTGTATCCATCCCGCTGCACCATGTGAAGGTGAAACTGTCCGAGTTGCTACGGAAGAGATTTTTGC AAGAAGGTACCGGGAGGAAGGACGCAACGTGGAGCCATCCCGAAAAATGCGATAAGGCAAAAAGGAGGTCTGACTTCATCACCCAAGGAAGCACGTCCActaagtacaaaaaaaagttacacaGATTTGTAAAGAAcgtgaaaaaggaattacACATTTACCTGTATATGTTCCTTCTCCTAATTAAGCCCATATACAAGAGAGGAGagaagggagagaaaaaggaaaacgtaaCTAACCATTTGGAGAATTATGAACAGAGGAATGCCAGTGAAATATACTTCCTAGTCCTACACAGATTGATcctattttacattttacgagaaatttttttcaaatataagGA GCAGTACATGAATGACCTCCTGACTGTTCTGATAATTATCTTCGccataattattttctccgccatttctattttgttcattgttaatatttatgGCGAGTCTCTCTACATTATCAACTCGATTAACGGGTACCTCTCCGCCAACTTCCGCAAT ACGGCCATCTTCAAGAATTTTCGAAAATTCTACCGCAAGACGGGAAAAGGAGACATCGAAGATTTGTACGAACTCGTGAACCTGAACAAGGTGCCCTTCCTCAGCAACAAAACTCTGGCTTCCATTTCTGGGCACCTGAAAAGAGCATTCGATATATATCAGCATGTATacgcacacatttttttaaagaatggGACGAGGCATATAAGTGCCTGTTGTTTGCCGGTACTCCTGGGCAGACTTGCCCTCCTTGTGGCAGGACCCAATTTGGCTAGCATTAAGAGACATACTCTTCATTTGTTGGCacagaaaaaggacaaaaaattttatttgcccAAAAGTGGGGAAGAGTGCTCTGTGGAGGCTTGCCTAAATGAGGTTGACGATTCTCGCGGTTCCTTCAGCTTCAAAAGGTTGCTTCGGTCCCTGTCacagtacatttttttattttcaagtCGGACGCGAGATCGTACGGATGAGGAGGGCTCCACGTCGGTTTACTACGCTGGGGATGGTAGACGCTACGATACTGCGAGACACGTCGTTTTTAAGACCATATTTGGGATCTCCCCGGGGGGGAGTTCCGAAGCTCATCAGCGGTGCAGCGCGCAATGGGGGGAAtactgcaggggggggaaaaccGAGGGCGGCGACCCCAAAGCGGGTGGATGGGGTAGACCGGGAGGTGAACAGAACGTAGTGCAATCAGACGGATGGGGCAGCCCAGGAGGTGAACAAAACGTTGCGCAATCGGACGGATGGAGTAACCCAGGAGGTGAACAAAACGTTGCGCAATCGGACGGATGGAACCCTCACCAAGTCCAGCGCGCAACCCACCTGTACGACGACCcccagaaggaaaaaaacttcaaGTTCAAAGAATTCATTGGCTACCTAAACAGCCTGTTCTcctccataaaaaaaatcgaagacGTGGGAAAACTCACAAAGCATTTAATATTTAACAACAGCTACGGactcataaaaataat AAAATCTGCCCTCAGTTATGTGAACGATATTTTACTCGTCGTGGATCCCTCCAGCATATTCTTCTACAACATCACGATGAATTTGAAGGCCATTATTACATGTACCTTAAAGAGGGTATACTTTTATACGCTATATATTTGGCtagttttttccttttttgaatttccaATAATTTATGTGCCAACATTAGGTTGCATTATCCTATCTCTGATTCCGATCATATCTCCCGAAATTGTAATTCTTGTGATTGTTGTGCATCTTTGGATTATCCAGAAGAGGAAGGTCGTTTCTTCAATGCTGTTtgcaattaatttttttgtttatctttATTTCACCACGAGCATATACACAGAGATTCCACACACTCATGCTTGGTTGGTTTCTCTGTCGCTCGTCCTGTCTATCAGTACCTTTGGATCCAAGGGCCTCATTTTGGGTCCCCTCATCGGCTCCATTCCTCTCATTCTGCATCAGATTGCCATTAACAAGAACAGGTCTGCCCAGGGAAAGAAGCGCAAGCGGAGGGGCAGAGCGGAGAAAAGTGCAACGTGCACACGGGGAGAACGAAAATCGAGCAATTCGCAATATGCGCATGGAGAGATGCACACACCAGGTGGGGAGATATCCACCCCAACTGTGTCCCAAAAGTATATCCCCAGAATGGAGTGCCGCCACGTGAAGAAGAATAATATCGTAGAAGAATCAACCGGAGCTACAAAGGTGCCGCCTCACAAAATAGGCAAGGAAGTTCCCCAAAATGGAATCGCCCAAacggaacgaaaaaaaacttttttatggaaaaacaaactgaacaatctatacaaaataatcgaaataaataaaagttaCATCGACTCGTATGAAAGGCATGTCCGTACAAACAGCTGCAGCCAGTGCATGCAAAATTACATGCAAAATGGATCCCTAAATGAGGAGCAACATGGATCCTACCTGGATCTCCTACACAcagaggaaaacaaattagcTCTCTACATTTACAAGCGAGATAGAGGTagcaaatgggaaagaaaaaataaccacaatcatttttccaaaatggaaagcaaAGGTCGCTTTAAGCATCACGTTGCTTGCAAAAGATTTAGACGCCTCGGCAGTCTGTGCGATAACATACAGAGCAACTTGAGTTCCTTGTTCAAGTACATAACGAGTGACTCCTGA
- a CDS encoding endonuclease III homologue (putative), whose product MDRTSKYFSKERGKKISIMYEGEPNGSCISRVGGVQHHVISKREEATGETTGETGPHFVKGEYPNVEGKKLLPVGGQIRNGRKEGRGRQARQASQDGKRGTKRVPVKKHELRKVDSELRRKLVKVMGGSAPGESAVRLDGRGGDDYAAEYAAEYAADCGDHASPRGEQKLAHFLRTYEKISKMRKHIVAPVDKYGCHMLSDKTESAKVYRFQTLVSCMLSTRTKDKNTAMAMEKLKAHGLTVQNMLRTSEEELKKLIQSVGFYNIKARQIIQISQILRDKYDYDIPRTLEELLKLPGIGQKVGHLILQTALNTHEGIAVDIHVHRISNRLNWVCTKNESVTQSKLESYVPRALWSELNKTLVGFGQVVCKAKSPLCTMCAVADCWGNIQRS is encoded by the exons ATGGATCGAACGTCTAAGTACTTCTCCAAggagagggggaagaagataTCGATAATGTACGAAGGTGAACCGAATGGAAGTTGCATCAGTCGGGTGGGGGGAGTACAGCATCACGTGATATCAAAGCGGGAGGAGGCTACGGGGGAGACTACGGGGGAGACAGGTCCACATTTTGTGAAGGGAGAATATCCCAACgtggaagggaagaagctgCTCCCTGTAGGGGGGCAAATTCGAAATGGTCGAAAGGAAGGACGGGGTAGGCAGGCCAGGCAGGCCAGCCAGGATGGCAAGCGCGGCACCAAGAGGGTGCCCGTAAAAAAGCATGAATTGAGGAAGGTTGACAGTGAGCTTAGGAGGAAGCTCGTTAAGGTGATGGGGGGGTCAGCTCCTGGCGAGAGTGCGGTGCGGTTGGACGGGAGAGGTGGTGATGACTACGCTGCTGAATACGCTGCTGAATACGCTGCTGACTGTGGTGACCACGCTTCCCCCCGGGGGGAGCAGAAGCTGGCGCACTTCCTGCGGACGTACGAAAAGATtagcaaaatgagaaagcaCATCGTGGCGCCGGTGGACAAGTACGGTTGCCACATGCTGAGCGACAAAACGGAAAGTGCAAAGGTCTATCGGTTCCAAACGTTGGTGTCCTGTATGCTGTCCACAAGGACGAAGGACAAAAACACCGCCATGGCTATggagaaattaaaagcaCACGGACTGACTGTACAAAATATGCTACGGACGTCtgaagaagaattaaaaaaattgattcaATCTGTAggcttttataatattaaagcTAGACAGATAATTCAGATTAGCCAAATATTGAGAGACAAATATGACTATGATATCCCGCGGACACTGGAGGAGTTACTAAAGCTGCCAGGAATAGGGCAGAAGGTGGGCCACTTGATTTTACAGACTGCGCTGAATACACATGAAGGGATAGCTGTGGATATACACGTGCATCGGATTTCTAACCGGTTGAATTGGGTATGTACGAAAAATGAGTCAGTTACGCAATCCAAGTTGGAGAGCTATGTGCCCAGGGCTCTGTGGTCTGAGTTAAATAAGACTCTTGTTGGATTTGGGCAGGTTGTGTGCAAGGCGAAAAGTCCGCTTTGCACCATGTGCGCAGTGGCGGACTGTT GGGGTAACATTCAGCGGAGTTGA
- a CDS encoding hypothetical protein (putative), whose product MVGVEIGGPMGAQTDSPMGAQTDSPMGAQIDSPMGAPIDGPPAIGHGRAVPLAEQMVTPQQKARTEGRLQNSDAVCNILSFMPFSQRWSCKLLSKSFYQAFHTKYAWDHIDVRFLNVDIFKINFLKTFNKHFVNTFSLFLSINENTRAEPIINLAIKNFPRLTDLRLYCRKKNNNYIFEGVHPMVSSLLSGKMAVVQKEGHRAGKCPKEGDAPNEKHEHGDGSAPRMTSPQERRGNRCSQSPVDLPDWDLELSDLFLYSRYYGHGEGERQNGRHDSGDDGRHDSGGDGRHNGEEDGGRHDSGGDGRHNGEDDGEGSALEEDDPLDNIHTIAARTHIWNEQRIHLANQLEHLERLVLDVKLRGDELLPFVGKMTNLKDIILSKLLYTDKLNRAQCITIFTCFVEKIKKNSIRVLQLGLFFTREYKPTDYLENELFRKIVKDRTEFTSHADKEEGDELIYVLHKNHLHSLYCLWSNDLFISFDMYERIRTFSNLKIWILPGWRALSLVKQ is encoded by the exons ATGGTGGGTGTAGAGATTGGAGGTCCCATGGGGGCGCAAACTGACAGTCCCATGGGGGCGCAAACTGACAGTCCCATGGGGGCCCAAATTGACAGTCCCATGGGAGCCCCAATTGACGGTCCTCCCGCAATTGGGCATGGGAGAGCTGTGCCGCTCGCGGAGCAGATGGTGACCCCCCAACAGAAGGCACGCACAGAAGGCCGACTCCAAAACAGCGACGCCGTGTGCAACATCCTGTCCTTCATGCCCTTCTCCCAAAGGTGGAGCTGTAAATTGCTAAGTAAGTCCTTCTACCAAGCCTTTCACACGAAGTATGCATGGGATCACATAGATGTGCGTTTCCTAAAtgtagatatttttaaaataaattttcttaaaacGTTCAACAAGCATTTTGTGAATACCTTCTCCTTATTCCTATCGATTAATGAGAACACACGTGCAGAGCCGATCATCAATTTggctataaaaaattttccacgATTGACAGATCTACGTCTGTACtgtcggaaaaaaaacaacaactACATATTTGAGGGGGTCCATCCGATGGTCTCGAGTTTGCTAAGCGGGAAGATGGCGGTGGTGCAGAAGGAAGGGCATAGAGCAGGGAAGTGCCCGAAGGAGGGCGACGCCCCGAATGAAAAACACGAGCATGGGGATGGCAGTGCCCCCAGAATGACTTCTCCGCAGGAGCGCCGTGGTAACCGGTGCAGCCAGTCGCCGGTGGACCTCCCCGATTGGGACTTGGAGCTGAGCgacctttttttgtacagTCGGTACTACGGACATGGGGAAGGAGAGCGTCAAAATGGAAGGCATGACAGCGGCGATGACGGACGGCATGACAGCGGCGGTGACGGAAGGCATAACGGAGAGGAGGACGGCGGGCGGCATGACAGCGGCGGTGACGGACGGCATAACGGAGAGGACGATGGTGAGGGGAGCGCCCTGGAGGAAGACGACCCCCTGGACAACATTCACACAATTGCGGCGCGCACGCACATATGGAATGAGCAAAGGATCCATTTAGCGAACCAACTTGAGCACCTAGAACGGCTAGTGTTAGACGTCAAACTTAGAGGAGATGAACTTCTCCCCTTCGTCGGAAAAATGACGAACCTAAAGGATATAATCCTGAGCAAACTCCTATACACAGATAAGCTAAACCGGGCTCAGTGCATAACCATATTTACATGCTTCGTtgagaagataaaaaaaaatagcattcGAGTGTTGCAACTTGGTTTGTTCTTTACTCGCGAATATAAACCGACTGATTATCTAGAGAATGAActatttcgaaaaattgtGAAGGACAGGACGGAATTCACCTCTCACGCAGATAAGGAGGAGGGAGACGAGCTTATATACGTCCTTCACAAGAACCACTTGCATTCGCTCTACTGCCTCTGGAGCAACGATCTCTTCATCTCCTTCGACATGTACGAGCGGATTCGGACATTCAG CAACCTGAAGATATGGATCCTGCCCGGCTGGCGCGCGCTCTCCCTCGTGAAGCAGTGA
- a CDS encoding hypothetical protein (putative): MQGGDSCEPTGEDPKMHNEANETRGEYPKGNLIEKHMNTLLKGNYFFYIKNYIHHILRNADICREDKPNETFFEFYSNFKNKKKKIYFYNSEELLSDVYCDVSEASDDSDYNYFFEKANQLHDYEGEDGSEEGGAENDIVMQVTGQQEADAADDVEKPNGDMCLIPNLSKKLNTLHFQKRHSMLSLDDDKSKRDAKERKFAKYACVRCLRGRSSDERDLSNASNAPDPSDEGSNVCLLQILISNLTKEELLFWAKIKDCIEQFLGTIKAAVLFKGPANYIETPYVEIMDEIEKRQRDEEHIKYKKKKK; this comes from the coding sequence ATGCAGGGTGGAGACAGCTGCGAGCCAACTGGGGAGGACCCCAAAATGCACAATGAGGCAAATGAAACAAGGGGAGAATACCCCAAAGGGAATTTAATCGAAAAACACATGAACACTCTGCTGAaagggaattattttttttacataaagaaTTACATTCATCACATCTTGAGGAACGCGGACATTTGCAGGGAGGATAAACCGAACGAAacatttttcgaattttacAGCAATTtcaagaataaaaaaaaaaaaatttacttttacaaCTCCGAGGAACTGCTAAGTGACGTGTACTGCGACGTCTCGGAGGCATCCGATGACAGTGACTACAACTACTTTTTTGAGAAGGCCAACCAGCTGCATGACTACGAGGGTGAAGACGGGTCGGAGGAGGGGGGAGCGGAAAATGACATCGTAATGCAGGTGACTGGGCAGCAGGAGGCAGATGCGGCTGACGATGTGGAGAAGCCGAACGGGGACATGTGCCTCATCCCGAACCTGAGTAAAAAACTGAATACTCTGCACTTTCAGAAGCGCCACTCGATGTTGTCCCTCGACGATGATAAGAGTAAGCGTGATGCGAAGGAACGTAAGTTTGCCAAGTACGCCTGCGTCCGCTGCCTAAGGGGTAGGTCTAGCGACGAGAGAGACCTTTCTAATGCGTCTAACGCACCTGACCCCTCTGACGAGGGTAGCAACGTTTGTCTACTGCAGATCCTCATTTCGAACTTAACCAAGGAGGAGCTACTCTTCTGGGCGAAAATCAAAGACTGCATAGAGCAGTTCCTCGGGACGATAAAAGCGGCCGTCCTTTTCAAGGGCCCAGCCAACTATATCGAAACACCGTATGTAGAAATTATGGATGAAATAGAGAAGCGACAAAGGGATGAGGagcacataaaatataaaaaaaaaaaaaaaaa